In Gordonia sp. SL306, the genomic window CGTTTCCCCAACACGGGCGTTGAAAACGTCGTCCCGAGCTTCATCGACGGGATGTACACCAACGGCGATCGGGATCCGGCCGACACCGGCGACATCAAGGTCATCTCCTATTGCGTCCAGGGCGATGCCACGTGCGGGGTCGGCAATCCGTTCGCCGATCCGATCGGTACCTTCTTCTACCTGATCCCGGGCTTCTACACGCACGCGTTCCTCGAGAGCCATGTCAACGATTACACCCCTATCAAGAAATGGGACAGCGACGACGGCAACACCACCTACGTGGTGCTCAAGGGCGACGGCGGCGGCAACCCGTGGGGCATGATGCTGCGCGACATCGGCATCCCCGTACCCGAAGAAGTCGACGAGGCACTGAACACCCTTGTCCCCGTCCCGATGCCCGGGGAGCAAGCCGAGATCGGCGGCCATGCGATACCGACGCCGCGGGAACTCCAGGAACAGATCTACCAGCGGCTCGGCTGGACGGTCCCCGCGACCGACCCTGATGTGCTCGACAAGCGGTCGGCCGCCGGGGAATCCACGGACCAGGCCCCGAAAGCCGGCGCGGGCACAGCGGCCGCCGACAAGACCGAGCTCGCCGCCGACAAGACCGCCGCCGACAAGACCGCCGCCGACAAGACCGACGCAGTCACCCCCGCGCCGGCGTCGGGCACAGATGCCGGCCCGAACGTGAGCGTCGACGAGACGGACAGCGGGCCCCAGAAGTCCGCAGGCCAGACGGAGTCATCTGAGTCATCGGAGAGCCCGGACGATGCCCCGGTCACCTCGACCGAAGAGCCGACCGAAGCGCCGACCGAGGAGCCGACCGCGGACGCGACCGAGACGCCCACCGATCGGGCCGAGGACTCGTCGACGGACCAGACCGATTCGCCATCCGACGACTCCGCGGAACAGGACTCCGGCGACGCCTCCTCACAGGTCGAATCGTCCGGCGGGGATACGGATTCGCCATCCGACGACACGTCGGCACCGGGTTCGATGACGGGACAGTCAACC contains:
- a CDS encoding PE-PPE domain-containing protein, which encodes MRRVLLSLTVFLSVGLFLQPGFQPGSAHALGIGGIQFPDIDPPVSIGDQDLTRTKPDWLPPSLGENASVILVPGTTDYDGSDQMARTDGIGFYDSPEGDHYAPDITTVDYPAAFGLKVFGLQIDLAGVGTFNDSVDAGTATGVADAYAAWQKQDRQGTVIVNGYSQSGPVAMNIAYELHKDYANGVDGAIPDQNVVVVVGADSRFPNTGVENVVPSFIDGMYTNGDRDPADTGDIKVISYCVQGDATCGVGNPFADPIGTFFYLIPGFYTHAFLESHVNDYTPIKKWDSDDGNTTYVVLKGDGGGNPWGMMLRDIGIPVPEEVDEALNTLVPVPMPGEQAEIGGHAIPTPRELQEQIYQRLGWTVPATDPDVLDKRSAAGESTDQAPKAGAGTAAADKTELAADKTAADKTAADKTDAVTPAPASGTDAGPNVSVDETDSGPQKSAGQTESSESSESPDDAPVTSTEEPTEAPTEEPTADATETPTDRAEDSSTDQTDSPSDDSAEQDSGDASSQVESSGGDTDSPSDDTSAPGSMTGQSTSGESDSGGGDS